A genomic region of Dehalococcoidia bacterium contains the following coding sequences:
- a CDS encoding zinc-binding dehydrogenase → MKAAIIHGPRDIRLESVDMPVIGDGDVLVKVKACGICGTDLHAYRTGIVPSRILGHEFSGEVVEIGKDVKGLKKGDRVLGTGYQIDSKGVAVPGEGLDGAMAEYVAVPNPLVGDSFLHIPDNMDWEEAATVEPTSIACYAFEQANLKHDDIVVILGSGMIGLGLVQACKAFGIPKVIVSEPSKGRREMAAKVGADVVIDPSSVDAVSAVIEATGGWKANVVFECSGSPVAFTQAPRMLKFLGTVMQVGFFEQGVEMSRELISEVVIWHNLTIRGCGGQKWDMATELMHQGKIKTKEMISYRFPLDEVKEAFETQLRSNDVIKVMLEI, encoded by the coding sequence ATGAAGGCAGCTATAATTCACGGCCCGCGCGATATTCGATTGGAATCCGTCGACATGCCTGTCATAGGTGACGGCGACGTTCTGGTAAAGGTTAAAGCCTGCGGCATCTGCGGCACCGATCTTCATGCCTATCGCACCGGTATTGTGCCGAGCCGTATCCTCGGCCATGAGTTCAGCGGCGAGGTAGTTGAGATCGGTAAGGACGTGAAAGGGTTGAAAAAAGGGGACAGGGTTCTGGGCACCGGCTATCAGATCGACAGCAAAGGTGTGGCCGTTCCCGGCGAGGGTCTCGATGGCGCCATGGCGGAATATGTGGCCGTGCCAAATCCTCTCGTCGGCGATTCATTCCTTCATATCCCTGACAACATGGACTGGGAGGAGGCGGCCACCGTGGAGCCGACATCGATCGCCTGTTACGCCTTCGAGCAGGCGAATCTCAAGCATGACGATATAGTGGTGATACTTGGATCGGGGATGATCGGGCTCGGGCTGGTGCAGGCGTGCAAGGCCTTCGGCATTCCCAAAGTCATCGTCAGCGAGCCGTCTAAGGGGCGCAGGGAGATGGCGGCAAAGGTCGGGGCCGACGTGGTCATCGACCCGTCGAGCGTCGACGCCGTATCCGCCGTCATAGAGGCTACCGGTGGATGGAAGGCCAACGTCGTCTTCGAGTGCTCGGGCTCGCCCGTGGCTTTCACCCAGGCGCCGCGCATGCTTAAGTTCCTCGGCACCGTGATGCAGGTCGGCTTCTTCGAGCAGGGAGTCGAGATGAGCCGGGAGCTGATCAGCGAGGTTGTCATCTGGCATAACCTCACCATAAGAGGCTGCGGCGGCCAGAAATGGGATATGGCTACGGAGCTTATGCATCAGGGCAAGATCAAGACTAAGGAAATGATATCTTACAGGTTCCCTCTCGATGAAGTGAAAGAGGCCTTTGAAACACAACTGAGATCGAACGACGTGATAAAAGTAATGCTGGAAATATAG